In Synechococcus sp. A18-25c, a single window of DNA contains:
- a CDS encoding SulP family inorganic anion transporter has product MAPGSVPRQLNIGFGNPSKDLLSGLVVAFAMIPEAIAFSGIAGVEPEVGLFGAFLLSITIAFVGGRSAMITSATGSTALLMTGLVATGEARGPGLGLTYLLVAGVVTGILQILWGWMRLAYQMRFVPLGVLSGFVNALALLIFQAQLPELGINLHFGEAKAAGDAHEVILSGVQLPIIWGLVLLGLVIIYGLPRLTRVVPSQLVAIVVLTTISMVFNLAETYGIPTVSGLGDLPRGLPIPSWPFGSPEDLKVPFNLETLGIVLPTALAISLVGLMETFLTQDILDDRTDSNSNKNVEARGQGIANIVSSLFGGMAGCALVGQSVMNIDNGGRTRLSTLFSGISLLAMILLFEPLLKQIPMAALVAVMISIAVSTADVAGLKRIRSIPKSDTAVMLMTFAVTMLTTPHNLALGVIAGVALAGILFSRKVAKVIRVEAVDVTPNLRRYVVTGQLFFVSKIYFMQGFDVHDHPGQITIDMSGAHIWDQSGVGALNQLIRKLQQGGSQVEVVGLNKESLDLFERIGSQPEGAHG; this is encoded by the coding sequence ATGGCCCCAGGATCCGTGCCAAGACAGTTGAACATCGGTTTCGGCAATCCCAGCAAAGATCTGCTGTCAGGCCTGGTCGTGGCCTTCGCCATGATTCCCGAGGCGATCGCCTTCTCTGGCATCGCCGGGGTTGAACCGGAGGTTGGACTGTTCGGCGCCTTTCTGCTGTCGATCACCATCGCCTTTGTGGGTGGACGGTCGGCCATGATCACCTCCGCCACGGGCTCCACGGCTCTTCTGATGACGGGCCTGGTGGCCACCGGCGAGGCCCGCGGTCCTGGCCTTGGACTGACCTATCTCCTGGTGGCTGGCGTCGTGACCGGCATCCTTCAGATCCTCTGGGGCTGGATGCGACTGGCCTATCAGATGCGCTTTGTGCCGCTGGGTGTGTTGAGCGGATTCGTGAACGCGCTGGCCCTACTGATTTTCCAAGCGCAATTGCCTGAACTCGGGATCAATCTGCATTTCGGGGAAGCCAAAGCCGCTGGTGATGCCCATGAGGTGATCCTCAGTGGAGTGCAGCTCCCGATCATCTGGGGACTGGTTCTGCTGGGTCTGGTCATCATTTATGGCCTGCCCCGTTTAACGCGGGTGGTGCCGTCTCAGCTGGTGGCGATTGTCGTGCTGACGACAATCTCCATGGTCTTCAATTTGGCGGAAACCTACGGAATCCCAACCGTCAGTGGCCTCGGTGATCTGCCCAGGGGACTGCCGATACCGAGCTGGCCCTTCGGTTCACCTGAAGACCTGAAGGTGCCCTTCAATCTGGAAACCCTCGGCATCGTGTTGCCCACAGCCTTGGCCATTTCACTGGTGGGACTGATGGAAACTTTCCTCACCCAAGACATCTTGGATGACCGCACCGACAGCAATTCCAATAAAAACGTGGAGGCACGGGGTCAAGGCATCGCCAACATCGTGTCGTCACTGTTCGGTGGCATGGCCGGCTGTGCCTTGGTGGGTCAGTCGGTGATGAACATCGACAACGGTGGACGCACACGCCTCTCGACCCTGTTTTCAGGCATCAGCCTGCTGGCGATGATCCTGCTGTTTGAACCCTTGCTGAAGCAAATTCCCATGGCGGCCCTGGTGGCTGTGATGATCAGCATCGCTGTCAGCACGGCCGATGTCGCTGGTCTGAAGCGGATTCGATCGATCCCCAAGAGCGACACGGCTGTGATGCTGATGACCTTCGCGGTCACCATGCTGACCACCCCCCACAACCTGGCCCTTGGCGTGATCGCCGGTGTGGCCCTGGCAGGGATCCTGTTCAGCCGCAAGGTGGCCAAGGTGATCCGCGTGGAAGCGGTGGATGTCACACCCAACCTGCGCCGTTACGTGGTGACCGGTCAGCTGTTCTTCGTCAGCAAGATCTATTTCATGCAGGGATTCGACGTGCATGACCACCCCGGTCAGATCACGATTGACATGTCCGGTGCTCATATCTGGGACCAAAGCGGCGTCGGCGCCCTCAATCAACTGATCCGCAAACTTCAGCAGGGCGGATCGCAGGTGGAGGTAGTTGGTCTCAACAAAGAGAGCCTGGATCTGTTCGAAAGAATCGGCAGCCAGCCCGAGGGGGCTCACGGCTAA
- a CDS encoding FAD-binding oxidoreductase, giving the protein MNPQARDAKSLGCLSPGPELLPPLMRQPLGGTPLMVRSGGTSSRCAADQHWTLDLRRHQQFRYIHATQEVEFGTGLSMAALLRQLQAFDRAIPIGLSGLPGSGFVLTGGMGPLSRTQGLAIDHITKVEGVWGSGAPFTLNAEQAQLEPSNAAAWRGLLGAAPFLAVVTKLRLRTHAVSELRLRRGWINPSELPAVIALAEQWPESCSLQWTWGEMLEIYAVDCGPPSTPSPSLQALDPFLKACSGGGVQQVRDQLDLPAFGQYGMQTTTNAAPSGATRSHSEVLGRLGPVLTDQAEALIEQLERHMRQRPHPACRISAQQLGGATARIDPDRTAFVHRDAQWKPWITASWTPGDVEGRWRSLAWMERVNDDLRASCPGVHLAQLHDHLRGHQQELSEAFGSWLPELRHLKSNLDPEAKLPPL; this is encoded by the coding sequence ATGAATCCGCAGGCCCGCGATGCCAAGTCCCTCGGATGCCTGAGCCCCGGGCCAGAGCTATTGCCACCACTGATGCGTCAACCGCTGGGTGGGACTCCACTAATGGTGCGATCGGGAGGCACATCAAGCCGTTGCGCGGCTGATCAGCACTGGACGCTGGATCTGCGGCGCCATCAGCAGTTCCGCTACATCCACGCAACGCAGGAGGTGGAATTCGGTACGGGCCTCTCCATGGCCGCACTACTGAGGCAGCTGCAGGCTTTCGATCGCGCCATCCCGATCGGTCTCTCCGGCCTGCCCGGCAGCGGCTTTGTGCTGACTGGCGGCATGGGTCCCCTCAGCCGAACGCAAGGGTTGGCGATCGACCACATCACAAAGGTGGAAGGGGTTTGGGGATCAGGAGCGCCGTTCACGCTTAATGCCGAGCAAGCTCAGCTCGAACCCTCAAACGCAGCTGCTTGGCGGGGCCTACTGGGTGCAGCTCCCTTTCTCGCAGTGGTCACCAAACTGCGGCTGCGCACCCATGCCGTTTCCGAGCTGAGGCTGCGCAGGGGTTGGATCAACCCATCGGAATTGCCAGCCGTCATCGCCTTGGCAGAACAGTGGCCCGAGAGCTGCAGCCTGCAATGGACCTGGGGCGAGATGCTGGAGATCTACGCCGTGGACTGCGGTCCACCATCAACACCTAGCCCAAGTTTGCAAGCGCTGGATCCCTTTTTGAAAGCTTGCTCGGGCGGCGGGGTGCAGCAAGTCCGCGATCAGTTGGACCTGCCTGCCTTCGGCCAGTACGGAATGCAGACAACAACCAATGCGGCACCCTCCGGGGCCACCCGTTCTCATAGCGAGGTTCTGGGGCGTCTTGGGCCTGTCTTGACGGATCAAGCCGAAGCCCTGATTGAACAGCTGGAGCGGCACATGCGCCAACGCCCACACCCGGCTTGCCGGATCAGTGCCCAGCAACTCGGAGGAGCCACCGCACGCATCGATCCGGACCGCACTGCCTTCGTGCATCGGGATGCCCAGTGGAAGCCGTGGATCACAGCGAGCTGGACGCCGGGTGATGTGGAGGGTCGCTGGCGCAGCCTCGCCTGGATGGAGCGCGTCAATGATGATCTGCGCGCAAGCTGTCCTGGAGTGCACCTCGCGCAGCTCCATGACCACCTACGGGGTCATCAACAAGAGCTCAGCGAAGCCTTCGGCAGCTGGCTGCCGGAGCTGCGTCATTTGAAATCGAACCTGGACCCCGAAGCGAAGCTGCCACCGCTTTGA
- a CDS encoding sirohydrochlorin chelatase: MALQIDGPDAPKHGVLICGHGSRNRLAVEEFEGLAVGLKQRLTGFPVDYGFLEFAQPILRDGLENLRAQGVEKVLAIPAMLFAAGHAKNDIPSVLNTYSAETGLKIEYGRELGVDRLMIAAAGARIREALAQAPEVPLSDTLLVVVGRGSSDPDANSNVSKVTRMLVEGFGFGWGETVYSGVTFPLVEPGLRHVVKLGFKRIVVFPYFLFSGVLVSRIRQHTERVADDHPELEFLHASYLGDHDHVLDTFVERVQEVLGGEAAMNCSLCKYRAQVLGFEQEVGLEQSSHHHHVEGLTESCDLCERECTGACSPDGVPIPLGGGHHHPHDHSHGTDHSPTHDHSHGHHPYPHAEHPLGPATLRNVQSQDNTTQP, encoded by the coding sequence GTGGCGCTGCAGATCGATGGTCCTGATGCACCGAAGCATGGTGTTCTGATCTGTGGTCACGGCAGTCGCAATCGTCTGGCGGTCGAGGAGTTTGAGGGTCTGGCGGTTGGCCTCAAACAGCGGCTAACAGGGTTCCCGGTGGACTACGGATTCCTTGAATTCGCCCAGCCCATCCTGCGTGATGGTCTTGAGAATTTGCGAGCGCAGGGCGTGGAAAAAGTGCTGGCGATTCCCGCCATGCTTTTCGCGGCCGGGCATGCCAAGAACGACATTCCCTCGGTGCTCAACACCTACAGCGCTGAAACGGGTCTGAAGATTGAATACGGGCGCGAGCTGGGTGTCGATCGCCTGATGATCGCGGCTGCAGGGGCTCGCATCCGTGAGGCCTTGGCTCAGGCCCCGGAGGTGCCGCTGTCCGACACCTTGCTGGTGGTGGTTGGTCGGGGCTCCTCAGATCCTGATGCCAACTCCAACGTGTCCAAGGTGACGCGGATGTTGGTGGAGGGGTTCGGATTCGGCTGGGGTGAAACGGTCTATTCCGGTGTCACTTTCCCACTGGTGGAACCTGGGCTTCGCCACGTGGTGAAGCTGGGATTCAAGCGAATCGTGGTGTTCCCTTATTTCCTCTTTTCAGGGGTGCTCGTGAGCCGCATTCGTCAGCACACCGAACGGGTTGCTGACGATCATCCCGAGTTGGAATTCCTTCATGCGTCGTACTTGGGGGATCACGACCATGTCCTCGACACCTTTGTTGAACGGGTGCAAGAGGTGCTGGGCGGGGAAGCGGCGATGAACTGTTCTCTGTGCAAGTACCGAGCCCAGGTGCTGGGGTTTGAGCAGGAAGTTGGTCTGGAGCAGTCCAGTCACCATCACCACGTGGAGGGACTCACCGAGTCCTGTGATCTCTGCGAGCGGGAATGCACTGGGGCCTGTTCACCTGATGGGGTGCCAATTCCGCTCGGCGGCGGCCATCACCATCCCCATGACCACAGCCATGGGACGGATCACAGCCCTACCCACGATCACAGCCACGGTCATCATCCATACCCGCACGCTGAGCACCCCCTTGGTCCAGCCACCCTGCGCAATGTTCAGTCACAAGACAACACAACTCAGCCTTAA
- a CDS encoding DUF2811 domain-containing protein produces MDRNHLERCMDSQAVPSTEVDAPFVSLEAEIPEVLYRGLKDFIGSNPNWDQYQVMSSALAQFLFQNGCSDRFVTERYLDDLFSR; encoded by the coding sequence ATGGATCGCAATCACCTCGAACGATGCATGGACTCCCAAGCGGTGCCTTCTACGGAGGTTGATGCGCCCTTTGTCAGCCTTGAAGCTGAAATTCCTGAGGTGCTGTATCGGGGCCTAAAAGACTTCATTGGGTCCAACCCCAACTGGGATCAATACCAGGTGATGAGCTCTGCGTTGGCGCAGTTCCTCTTCCAGAACGGCTGCTCGGACCGCTTTGTGACCGAGCGTTATCTCGACGACCTGTTCAGCCGCTAG
- a CDS encoding GMC oxidoreductase codes for MPLHPFEAIVIGSGATGGVAAMTLAEAGVRVLVVEAGPDMSAMEALGGEPANSLRRAEGLLSGRHRVQAQHPGYWKQNPALYADERAFPYETPEDQPFLWTQGRQVGGRSLTWGGITLRLSDYEFKAADDDGYGQNWPINHNDLDPHYTALERLLKVRGNRDGLSHLPDGQLEPALPLMPEESQFRDALHRERGLTLIHSRGFEAHQPSITTPWPRSSSNGSSLRRALDTGNVEILSNCVAERLELHPGRQRARSVVVVNRATHERQRLDCELVVVCASTIASLRLLLQSEEQNNGPGGFIDPSGQLGKGLMDHVSCCRFFSIASQTGRQAMQQRDPTTTLSGAGSFFLPFGNAPERRANASFLRGYGLWGAINRFDPPWWLKRHPDRRLGFLIGHGEVLADARNNVRLSEQCDPLGIPMPLIRCRWGKNEHAMVRDMQRTIQDCIAVAGGTAASLADLVHLPLVEPIVRSAAAVQKDAPPPGYYIHEVGGAAMGNHEDTSVVDRWNRLWRCPNVLVVDGACWPSSGWQSPTLTMMAITRRACQDAVRPASG; via the coding sequence GTGCCTCTGCATCCCTTTGAAGCGATCGTGATCGGCTCGGGAGCAACCGGTGGTGTTGCCGCGATGACCTTGGCCGAAGCCGGCGTGAGGGTGCTGGTGGTGGAGGCAGGACCAGACATGTCTGCGATGGAGGCCTTGGGAGGTGAACCCGCCAACAGCCTTCGCCGTGCGGAGGGGTTACTCAGCGGACGCCATCGCGTCCAGGCCCAACATCCGGGGTATTGGAAACAGAATCCTGCGCTCTACGCCGATGAGCGTGCTTTTCCTTATGAGACGCCGGAGGATCAACCCTTCCTGTGGACCCAGGGCCGACAGGTTGGAGGACGCAGCCTCACCTGGGGAGGCATCACGCTTCGGCTATCGGACTACGAATTCAAGGCAGCCGATGACGATGGATATGGCCAGAACTGGCCGATCAACCACAACGATCTGGATCCTCACTACACCGCCCTCGAACGGCTTCTGAAAGTGCGTGGAAACCGCGACGGCCTCAGTCATCTTCCCGATGGACAACTGGAGCCTGCGCTGCCCTTGATGCCAGAGGAGTCGCAGTTCCGCGACGCCTTGCATCGGGAACGCGGTCTGACCTTGATCCACTCCCGGGGCTTTGAAGCCCATCAGCCTTCAATCACAACACCCTGGCCGCGATCGAGCAGCAATGGCTCCAGCCTGCGTCGCGCGCTGGACACAGGGAATGTCGAAATCCTCAGCAATTGTGTGGCCGAAAGGCTGGAACTGCATCCAGGCCGGCAGCGAGCACGGTCGGTCGTGGTGGTGAACCGTGCAACGCATGAGCGACAACGTCTGGACTGCGAGCTGGTGGTGGTCTGCGCTTCCACCATCGCCAGCCTTCGCCTGCTGCTGCAGTCGGAAGAACAGAACAACGGGCCAGGGGGATTCATCGATCCCTCCGGACAGCTGGGCAAGGGGCTGATGGACCACGTGTCCTGCTGCCGCTTCTTCTCAATCGCCAGTCAGACGGGGCGGCAGGCGATGCAACAGCGCGACCCCACCACCACCCTGTCGGGGGCAGGCAGTTTCTTCCTGCCCTTCGGGAACGCACCCGAACGACGCGCCAACGCATCCTTTCTGCGGGGCTACGGGCTGTGGGGCGCGATCAACCGCTTCGACCCACCCTGGTGGCTCAAACGCCATCCGGATCGCCGACTGGGTTTCCTCATCGGCCATGGGGAAGTTTTGGCAGATGCGCGCAACAACGTGCGCCTTTCAGAGCAATGCGATCCCCTCGGAATCCCCATGCCCTTGATTCGCTGCCGATGGGGCAAGAACGAGCACGCCATGGTGCGCGACATGCAGCGCACGATCCAAGACTGCATTGCTGTGGCAGGGGGCACAGCTGCGTCGCTAGCCGACCTGGTGCATCTCCCCCTGGTCGAGCCGATCGTGCGGAGTGCTGCGGCCGTTCAGAAGGATGCGCCTCCCCCTGGGTACTACATCCACGAAGTGGGTGGAGCTGCGATGGGGAATCACGAAGACACCAGTGTGGTGGACCGCTGGAATCGCCTCTGGCGCTGTCCCAATGTCCTGGTGGTGGATGGGGCCTGCTGGCCCAGCTCAGGCTGGCAGAGCCCGACACTGACCATGATGGCGATCACACGAAGGGCCTGTCAGGACGCCGTCAGGCCTGCTAGCGGCTGA
- a CDS encoding asparaginase — MSIPSGYRGSARAVSSPPLEVHLRRGSSIESTHRVHAVVCDSRGRVLMRAGQPDFETFIRSALKPFQALPLISSGASEAFSCGERGIAISCASHAGTPTHAREAFRMLWNAELETEMLRCPVPAGRTSPLEHNCSGKHAGFLVTARKMGWPLDSYLQGDHPVQQEVNRRVAELLGLPQEELVAERDDCGAPTLRLELAQMALLFAHLGSSAHAELEQISRAMLTHPELVAGDGRFDTELMRRSHRQVISKGGAEGIQCLSRTGEGLGVAIKVEDGARRAKQAVALHLLRQLDWMTPGGLEELEEELLMLNPGVQLNVEGELRS, encoded by the coding sequence ATGTCGATCCCATCCGGTTACCGCGGTTCGGCCCGGGCTGTGAGTTCACCACCTCTCGAGGTGCATCTCAGGCGTGGTTCGTCGATCGAATCGACCCACCGTGTGCACGCCGTGGTGTGCGACAGCCGCGGCCGCGTGTTGATGCGAGCCGGGCAGCCCGACTTTGAAACCTTCATTCGATCCGCGCTGAAACCGTTCCAGGCACTGCCACTGATCAGCAGTGGAGCCTCTGAAGCCTTTAGTTGCGGAGAGCGTGGAATCGCCATTAGCTGCGCCTCTCATGCGGGCACCCCCACCCACGCCCGCGAAGCGTTTCGGATGCTCTGGAATGCAGAGCTTGAAACTGAAATGCTGCGCTGTCCGGTGCCAGCCGGTCGCACCAGTCCGCTGGAACACAATTGCTCTGGGAAGCATGCCGGCTTTTTAGTGACCGCCCGCAAAATGGGCTGGCCTCTTGACAGCTACCTGCAGGGCGATCATCCCGTTCAGCAGGAAGTGAACCGTCGTGTGGCAGAGCTTTTGGGGCTCCCTCAGGAGGAACTGGTGGCAGAGCGTGATGACTGCGGCGCTCCAACCCTGCGTCTTGAACTTGCTCAGATGGCGCTGCTCTTTGCTCATCTCGGATCATCAGCCCATGCCGAGCTGGAACAAATCAGTCGAGCGATGCTGACCCACCCCGAACTGGTGGCTGGTGATGGTCGCTTCGACACAGAGTTGATGCGTCGTTCGCATCGACAGGTGATCAGCAAGGGCGGCGCAGAAGGCATTCAGTGCCTAAGCCGTACGGGCGAAGGGCTGGGCGTGGCCATCAAAGTGGAAGACGGTGCGCGCCGCGCGAAGCAAGCCGTGGCCTTGCACCTGCTTCGCCAGCTCGATTGGATGACCCCTGGCGGGTTGGAGGAGTTGGAAGAAGAGTTGCTGATGCTCAATCCGGGCGTCCAACTCAACGTGGAGGGTGAGCTGCGCTCTTGA
- a CDS encoding CGLD27 family protein: MEASIACPVPPEQRPQEEYAQLCSSWFFAWPCTAQVSLDRALLISWLLISPLTVLVASGSWTLRHDPVRLLIAGGVAALVLPMLLLTRQWLGWTYVHKRLLSEQVEYEESGWYDGQIWEKPLAWRERDLLLAQHEVRPILGRLGRAMALVTGLMLGGASICQAL, encoded by the coding sequence ATGGAAGCGAGCATCGCCTGCCCGGTGCCACCTGAGCAGCGACCCCAAGAGGAATACGCCCAGCTCTGCAGTTCCTGGTTTTTCGCCTGGCCGTGCACAGCACAGGTGTCCCTCGACCGCGCTCTACTGATCAGTTGGCTGCTGATCTCACCGCTCACCGTGCTCGTCGCCAGCGGCAGCTGGACCTTGCGTCATGACCCGGTTCGCCTCCTAATTGCCGGCGGCGTTGCCGCACTTGTGTTGCCCATGTTGCTGCTCACCAGGCAGTGGCTTGGATGGACGTATGTGCACAAGCGCCTTCTCTCCGAACAAGTGGAGTACGAAGAATCAGGTTGGTACGACGGTCAAATTTGGGAAAAACCCCTGGCGTGGCGAGAACGAGATCTGTTGCTGGCCCAGCATGAGGTTCGGCCCATTCTTGGGCGTCTTGGCCGTGCCATGGCGCTGGTGACGGGGCTCATGCTGGGTGGGGCGAGCATCTGTCAGGCTCTGTGA
- the rsfS gene encoding ribosome silencing factor, which produces MDSEQLAELAADACDDRKAVDIQLIRVDEVSSLADWMVIAGGQSDVQVKAIARSVEDRIEQEMQRLPLRKEGLNEGRWALLDYGELIVHVLMPEERRFYDLEAFWSHGERRPYLASSTADA; this is translated from the coding sequence ATGGATAGTGAGCAGCTTGCGGAGCTCGCAGCTGATGCCTGCGATGACCGCAAAGCCGTCGACATTCAACTCATCCGCGTGGATGAAGTGTCGAGCCTGGCTGACTGGATGGTGATCGCCGGCGGACAGAGTGATGTGCAAGTGAAGGCCATCGCCCGATCGGTCGAAGATCGGATTGAGCAGGAGATGCAACGCCTTCCTCTCCGCAAGGAAGGCCTCAACGAAGGGCGCTGGGCACTCCTCGATTACGGCGAGCTGATTGTTCACGTGCTGATGCCCGAAGAACGCCGCTTTTACGACTTGGAAGCCTTCTGGAGTCACGGCGAACGCCGTCCCTACTTAGCCTCAAGCACAGCCGATGCTTAA
- a CDS encoding DUF3318 domain-containing protein codes for MSELQRLKGLLPPEMQSWVFVEAAAAVDPSLITLEEIGRDEVEIQVDLDSWDSLALDHRNLLFWHEVGRIQNDTIPRDGWEMAALAIGLGGAIGELWVQDGLLLMMALGLSGFAGYRLYLKNNSEKRLRDAIAADERAIDLACRFGYSVPNAYKSLGGALKDLVEKTRKKKKRGYYEDRLEALRKSAGKARAEMAQQQGSRQSVTSENVYG; via the coding sequence ATGAGCGAACTCCAGCGCCTGAAAGGGTTGCTGCCCCCCGAAATGCAGAGCTGGGTGTTCGTCGAGGCGGCCGCAGCTGTGGATCCTTCTTTGATCACACTGGAGGAGATCGGGCGGGATGAAGTGGAGATCCAGGTGGATCTCGATTCTTGGGACAGCCTTGCGCTGGACCATCGCAACCTTCTCTTCTGGCACGAGGTCGGTCGAATCCAGAACGACACCATTCCTCGGGATGGCTGGGAGATGGCTGCTCTGGCCATCGGCCTTGGCGGAGCGATCGGTGAACTGTGGGTTCAAGACGGACTGCTGTTGATGATGGCTCTGGGGCTTTCGGGCTTCGCTGGCTACCGGCTTTACCTGAAAAACAATTCGGAAAAGCGTCTTCGCGATGCCATCGCAGCAGACGAACGCGCCATCGACCTGGCCTGCCGATTCGGATACAGCGTCCCCAATGCTTACAAGAGCCTCGGAGGCGCCCTCAAAGACCTCGTGGAGAAAACGCGTAAAAAGAAAAAACGTGGTTACTACGAAGATCGACTCGAGGCGTTGCGCAAGAGTGCTGGGAAGGCCCGAGCTGAAATGGCTCAGCAGCAGGGTTCCCGACAGTCCGTCACCAGCGAAAACGTTTATGGATAG